One genomic segment of Labilibaculum sp. DW002 includes these proteins:
- a CDS encoding DEAD/DEAH box helicase, with protein MNSFENLGLSEAILGAIKELGFTTPTAIQEKAIPVLLEGRSDFVGLAQTGTGKTAAFGLPLLQLIEPDEKIPQALILSPTRELGIQIADDLKIFSKNILNLNVVNVYGGASIDDQIRKIRRGAHVVVATPGRLLDLIRRKAINLSKVEYVILDEADEMLNMGFKEDIDSILSSTSDDKLTWLFSATMPNEVRRISKNYMTDPVEVTVGTANTTNKNIEHQYYLMNNRDRYNVLKRVVDFYPDIYGIIFCRTRKETQEVAELLMKDGYNADALHGDLSQVQRDRVMRSFKSKSLQLLVATDVAARGIDVDDLSHVLHYNLPDELEFYTHRSGRTARAGKKGISIALVTPRDERRVRDLSRRLKMDFEQVKIPNGEEVCERQLLHFMNRIKEVSLEENNIETYFEAINGELADLSREDIIKKFVSLEFNRFWDYYKNAQDLNMRSSTQKRVRQNDGAESTEDRLFINIGRKDGIDVPSLLNLIHKQCGVRGKNVGRVDLKGVFSFFDVSKEFTEEIIKGFAGAEVGGRKIRIEVSGERPTESSHRKGRPRSDRGDRSRGSSDRSRGGSDRGKESFRDRRRKNNDSSRY; from the coding sequence ATGAATTCATTTGAAAATCTTGGCCTTTCTGAGGCTATCCTAGGAGCTATCAAAGAATTAGGCTTCACAACTCCAACAGCTATTCAAGAAAAAGCAATTCCTGTTCTTTTAGAAGGAAGAAGTGACTTTGTTGGTTTAGCACAGACGGGAACGGGTAAAACGGCAGCATTTGGCCTGCCATTGTTACAATTAATTGAGCCGGATGAGAAGATTCCACAGGCTCTTATTTTATCTCCAACACGTGAATTAGGTATTCAGATTGCTGATGATCTTAAAATATTCTCAAAAAACATTTTGAACTTAAATGTTGTGAATGTTTACGGTGGAGCAAGTATCGACGATCAGATTAGAAAGATTAGAAGAGGTGCACACGTTGTTGTTGCAACTCCAGGTCGTTTGTTAGATCTTATACGACGTAAAGCTATCAACTTATCAAAAGTAGAATATGTTATTCTTGATGAGGCTGATGAGATGTTGAATATGGGATTTAAGGAAGATATTGATTCAATCCTTTCTTCTACATCTGATGATAAATTAACATGGTTGTTTTCAGCAACCATGCCCAATGAGGTTCGTCGTATTTCTAAAAACTACATGACTGATCCGGTAGAAGTTACTGTTGGAACAGCAAACACAACGAATAAGAATATTGAGCATCAATATTATTTGATGAACAATAGAGATCGTTATAATGTGTTGAAGCGTGTTGTTGACTTTTATCCTGATATCTATGGTATCATTTTTTGTCGTACTCGTAAGGAAACTCAAGAAGTTGCAGAGTTGCTGATGAAAGACGGATATAATGCTGATGCTTTACATGGAGATTTGTCTCAGGTTCAGCGTGACAGAGTCATGCGTAGTTTTAAAAGCAAATCATTGCAGTTACTTGTAGCTACTGATGTTGCTGCTCGTGGTATCGATGTTGATGATTTATCTCACGTGCTTCATTACAATTTACCAGATGAGTTAGAGTTTTACACACACCGTTCTGGTCGTACAGCTCGTGCAGGTAAAAAAGGTATTTCAATTGCTCTTGTTACGCCTCGTGACGAAAGAAGAGTAAGAGATTTATCTCGCAGATTGAAGATGGATTTCGAACAAGTTAAAATCCCTAATGGAGAAGAAGTTTGTGAAAGACAATTGCTTCACTTTATGAATCGTATAAAGGAAGTAAGCTTGGAAGAAAACAATATTGAGACATATTTCGAAGCTATAAATGGTGAATTGGCCGATTTAAGCAGAGAAGATATTATCAAAAAATTCGTTTCTCTTGAGTTTAATCGATTCTGGGATTACTATAAGAATGCTCAGGACTTAAATATGAGATCTTCTACTCAGAAACGTGTTCGTCAGAATGACGGAGCAGAAAGTACTGAAGATCGTTTATTCATTAATATTGGTCGTAAAGATGGTATTGATGTTCCTAGTCTGCTGAATTTGATTCATAAGCAATGTGGAGTTCGCGGGAAAAATGTAGGAAGAGTTGACCTTAAGGGTGTTTTCTCATTCTTCGATGTATCCAAAGAATTCACAGAAGAAATTATCAAAGGTTTTGCTGGTGCTGAAGTAGGTGGCAGAAAAATTCGTATTGAAGTTTCTGGAGAACGTCCAACAGAAAGCAGTCATCGTAAGGGAAGACCTAGAAGTGACAGAGGTGATAGAAGTCGTGGTAGTTCTGATCGAAGTCGTGGTGGTTCTGACCGAGGCAAAGAATCTTTTAGAGATAGAAGAAGAAAAAATAATGATAGTTCGAGATATTAA